One Fusobacterium russii ATCC 25533 genomic region harbors:
- the panF gene encoding sodium/pantothenate symporter, whose protein sequence is MNQILIVIPIILYLLLTLYIAYRVNKIKKSTSNFTEEYYIGNRTMGGFVLAMTIIATYIGASSFIGGPGVAYKLGLGWVLLACIQIPTAFFTLGILGKKMSIISRKINAVTIFDLLKKRYNNDAVTVLSSIMLLIFFIGAVVAQFVGGARLFEAVTGLSYIYGLIIFSIVVIFYTTLGGFRAVTLTDAIQAVVMFVATFILFIVILKKGNGMENIMMTIKNINPDLLRPDSGGNIAKPFIMSFWVLVGIGILGLPATTVRCMAFKDSKAMHNAMIIGTSLVGILVLGMHLVGVMGKAIEPNLDVADKIIPILALKNLYPILAGVFIGGPLAAIMSTVDSLLIMASSTIIKDLYITYFDKKAEEEKVKKISMFTSFFIGVLVFLLSLKQLSLIVWINLFALAGQEIIFFCPLILGLYWKRANSVGAIASMVFGITTYLYIEIFKVSIFGLHNVVPALTISLLAFIIGSYLGKKPSDEIIETFFEY, encoded by the coding sequence ATGAATCAAATTTTAATAGTTATACCAATTATTTTATACCTGCTTTTAACACTTTATATTGCTTATAGAGTTAACAAAATTAAAAAAAGTACTTCCAACTTTACAGAAGAATACTATATTGGAAATAGAACTATGGGAGGTTTTGTTCTAGCAATGACAATAATTGCTACTTATATAGGGGCGAGTTCATTTATAGGAGGACCTGGAGTTGCTTATAAACTTGGTCTAGGCTGGGTTTTACTTGCCTGTATTCAAATACCAACAGCTTTTTTTACTCTTGGGATTTTAGGAAAGAAAATGTCAATAATTTCTAGGAAAATAAATGCTGTTACTATTTTTGATTTATTGAAGAAAAGATACAATAATGATGCTGTAACAGTACTTTCCTCTATAATGCTTCTAATATTTTTCATTGGTGCAGTTGTTGCCCAATTTGTAGGAGGAGCAAGACTTTTTGAAGCAGTTACCGGTTTATCTTATATCTATGGGCTTATCATATTCTCAATAGTTGTTATTTTTTATACCACTTTAGGAGGTTTTAGAGCTGTCACTTTAACTGATGCTATACAAGCAGTTGTAATGTTTGTAGCAACTTTCATATTATTTATTGTAATCTTAAAAAAAGGCAATGGGATGGAAAATATTATGATGACAATAAAAAATATAAACCCGGATCTATTACGACCTGATTCAGGCGGAAATATAGCAAAACCTTTTATAATGTCATTTTGGGTTTTAGTTGGAATTGGAATTTTAGGTTTACCTGCTACAACAGTTAGATGTATGGCATTTAAAGATTCAAAAGCCATGCATAATGCAATGATTATAGGTACATCATTAGTTGGAATTTTAGTTCTAGGAATGCACTTAGTTGGTGTTATGGGAAAAGCTATAGAACCAAATTTAGATGTTGCTGATAAAATTATTCCAATACTTGCACTTAAAAATTTATATCCTATACTTGCAGGAGTTTTTATTGGAGGACCTCTTGCTGCAATTATGTCAACAGTTGACTCACTTTTAATAATGGCTTCATCAACTATTATAAAAGATTTGTACATTACTTACTTTGATAAGAAGGCTGAGGAAGAAAAAGTTAAAAAAATATCTATGTTTACTTCATTTTTTATTGGTGTTTTAGTATTCCTACTTTCACTTAAACAATTGAGTTTGATTGTTTGGATAAATTTGTTTGCTCTTGCAGGTCAGGAAATAATATTCTTCTGTCCTTTAATTTTAGGACTATATTGGAAAAGAGCTAATTCAGTTGGTGCAATTGCATCTATGGTTTTTGGTATTACAACTTATTTATATATAGAAATATTCAAAGTATCAATTTTCGGTTTGCATAATGTTGTACCTGCTTTAACTATCTCTCTATTAGCATTTATTATTGGTTCATATTTAGGTAAAAAACCTTCTGATGAAATTATAGAAACCTTCTTTGAATATTAA